One genomic window of Actinoplanes lobatus includes the following:
- a CDS encoding zinc-dependent alcohol dehydrogenase → MKALKYHSAWNVELREVPDLHATGDDDVVVDIRYCGICGTDLGIVSGNYPVAVSGVTLGHEASGIVAEIGPAVTSVAVGDRVVINPTPYCGRCRMCQTQRINHCVNKHGTESGVSYDGAYADRYRTTSAFVHRVPDHVSLRAAALTEPLSCVVAGARKLRPPSLTANTYVIGAGPLGLLYTWVLSLKGLTPVVVEHSPARLEFARDRLPDGTGAYESLEEARGKFFNDPQAPLDIVVDTTSMLLEELFPQMACGGTYMSIGLKEKRASIDTMLLADRSLSVIGSIDSLHGSFVEAFHLITSGRIPAERLISDVVPLEQYRRGFAALGCDIDTRRFGPADQASCKVLIAPGDLSE, encoded by the coding sequence GTGAAAGCCCTCAAGTACCACAGCGCCTGGAACGTCGAACTGCGCGAGGTGCCCGACCTGCACGCCACCGGCGACGACGACGTGGTCGTCGACATCCGCTACTGCGGGATCTGCGGCACCGACCTGGGCATCGTCTCCGGCAACTACCCGGTCGCGGTCAGCGGCGTCACCCTCGGCCACGAGGCCAGCGGCATCGTCGCCGAGATCGGCCCGGCCGTCACCAGCGTCGCGGTCGGCGATCGCGTCGTGATCAACCCGACCCCCTACTGCGGCCGGTGCCGGATGTGCCAGACCCAGCGGATCAACCACTGCGTCAACAAGCACGGCACCGAGAGCGGGGTCAGCTACGACGGCGCGTACGCCGACCGCTACCGGACCACCTCGGCGTTCGTGCACCGGGTCCCGGACCACGTGTCCCTGCGGGCGGCGGCCCTGACCGAACCGCTCAGCTGCGTGGTCGCCGGCGCCCGCAAGCTGCGGCCGCCGTCGCTGACCGCCAACACGTACGTGATCGGCGCCGGCCCGCTCGGGCTGCTCTACACCTGGGTGCTGTCGCTCAAGGGCCTCACCCCGGTGGTGGTCGAACACTCGCCGGCCCGGCTGGAGTTCGCCCGCGACCGGCTGCCCGACGGCACCGGCGCCTACGAGTCGCTGGAGGAGGCGCGCGGCAAGTTCTTCAACGACCCGCAGGCGCCGCTGGACATCGTCGTCGACACCACGTCGATGCTGCTGGAGGAGCTGTTCCCGCAGATGGCGTGCGGAGGCACGTACATGTCGATCGGTTTGAAGGAGAAACGCGCCTCGATCGACACCATGCTGCTGGCCGACCGCAGCCTGTCGGTCATCGGCTCGATCGACTCCCTGCACGGCTCCTTCGTCGAAGCGTTTCACCTGATCACCAGCGGCCGGATCCCGGCGGAACGGCTGATCAGCGACGTGGTGCCGCTGGAGCAGTACCGGCGCGGCTTCGCGGCGCTGGGCTGCGACATCGACACCCGCCGGTTCGGCCCGGCCGACCAGGCCAGCTGCAAGGTCCTCATCGCGCCGGGGGACCTCAGTGAGTGA
- a CDS encoding aspartate aminotransferase family protein, protein MSSSVAHRPLTGLPDHVGEGIYLHINGERHIDCASGTFNVSLGYNPPEVLAALHDQLDRVAHLSSEFTRGKSEEIFQLMRPELPPHIGAFWFRDVTGSGANEAAVRIAQKATGRSDIFSLFLSHHGQTVATTGISGNAFRQRSFTLPFPNSVKIPAPDCANCFYGQVADRCGMLCARRLEDFVEYASSGQVAAVVVEPVMGNGGNIVPPRDWYRVLRDTCDKLGILIIADEVQTGFGRTGSFFASTGYAQALRPDIITFAKGAGGVGIPVAGVLMRPDLDVLEPWEHSSTSGANPLALTALEATVRYLGDHRVLENVAAVAGPLHRGLLALAASSASVTGVRGIGLMQAFDLPTSVDVEQFIAIGRRHGLILRGSRYGFGRTVKVRPPLIITPEQVDDLLARLHDTLRSYEKEANRP, encoded by the coding sequence ATGAGTTCGAGTGTTGCGCACAGGCCGTTGACCGGCCTGCCAGACCATGTCGGAGAAGGCATCTACCTGCACATCAACGGCGAACGCCACATCGACTGCGCGTCCGGGACGTTCAACGTCTCGCTCGGCTACAACCCCCCGGAGGTCCTCGCGGCACTCCACGACCAGCTGGACCGGGTGGCTCACCTGTCCTCCGAGTTCACCCGCGGTAAATCAGAGGAAATCTTTCAGCTGATGCGCCCTGAATTGCCGCCGCACATCGGCGCGTTCTGGTTCCGCGACGTGACCGGATCCGGCGCCAACGAGGCGGCCGTCAGAATCGCTCAGAAAGCCACCGGCCGCTCCGACATATTCTCGCTGTTCCTGTCGCATCACGGACAGACCGTGGCCACCACCGGAATCTCCGGCAACGCTTTCCGGCAACGCAGCTTCACACTGCCGTTCCCGAATTCGGTGAAGATCCCGGCGCCCGACTGCGCGAACTGCTTCTACGGGCAGGTCGCCGACCGCTGCGGCATGCTCTGCGCCCGCCGGCTCGAGGACTTCGTGGAGTACGCGTCGAGCGGCCAGGTGGCGGCCGTGGTCGTCGAGCCGGTGATGGGTAACGGCGGCAACATCGTCCCGCCCCGCGACTGGTACCGGGTGCTCCGCGACACCTGCGACAAACTGGGCATCCTGATCATCGCCGACGAGGTGCAGACCGGCTTCGGGCGTACCGGATCGTTCTTCGCCTCCACCGGCTACGCGCAAGCCCTGCGGCCGGACATCATCACCTTCGCCAAAGGCGCCGGAGGCGTCGGCATCCCGGTCGCCGGCGTGCTGATGCGCCCCGACCTCGACGTGCTCGAACCCTGGGAGCACTCCAGCACCTCGGGCGCGAACCCGCTGGCGCTGACCGCACTGGAGGCCACCGTCCGCTACCTCGGCGACCACCGGGTGCTGGAGAACGTGGCAGCCGTCGCCGGGCCGCTGCACCGCGGCCTGCTCGCCCTCGCCGCCTCCTCCGCGAGCGTGACCGGCGTCCGCGGCATCGGCCTGATGCAGGCCTTCGACCTGCCCACCAGCGTGGACGTCGAGCAGTTCATCGCGATCGGCCGCCGGCACGGTCTCATCCTGCGCGGCAGCCGGTACGGCTTCGGCCGCACCGTCAAGGTCCGCCCGCCGCTGATCATCACCCCCGAGCAGGTCGACGACCTGCTCGCCCGCCTCCACGACACGCTGCGCTCCTACGAGAAGGAGGCCAACCGGCCGTGA
- a CDS encoding family 43 glycosylhydrolase: MRAAVAAVAAVLATFLPAPARADNPIVQTVYTADPAPLVHNGRLYVYTGHDEDGSTYFTMRDWRVYSTTDMANWTDHGSPMSLATFSWASADAWAGHVTERNGRFYWYVPVKNRATGRMAIGVGVSSSPTGPFTDAIGRPLVENGEIDPNVLIDDNGQAYLYWGNPNLWYVRLNTDMISYSGSPTQIPLTTAGYGTRTGNPNRPTLYEEAPWVFKRNGLYYNVFAAECCSEYIAYSTAPGPTGPWTYRGTIMPRQGGSFTNHAGVVDFNGGSYFFYHNGALPGGGGFTRSVAVERFTYGSDGTIPAITMTTAGPPQAGTLNPYVRQEAETTAWAAGVETEPTSGGGITIANTDNGDYLKIKGVGFGTGATSFQARVASGTSGGRIEIRLGSPTGTLAGTCTTGGTGGWQNWTTITCPITGATGTQDLYLRFAGGTGYLLNLDWWQFSASGDGNLLVNSGAENGTDGWQVFGAGSLSASTSVVRSGTRSLAISGRTAAWNGPAQDLTGRLTNGATYRTNMWVRSQSGTPSAKVTLAVTTATTTGYVQLTPATTVSTGGWTLLTGSATVAWTGALSRAALYVETTAGTDGLYLDDASLQ; this comes from the coding sequence ATGAGAGCCGCCGTCGCCGCCGTCGCCGCCGTCCTCGCCACGTTCCTGCCCGCTCCCGCTCGTGCCGACAACCCGATCGTGCAGACCGTCTACACCGCCGACCCGGCGCCGCTGGTGCACAACGGCCGCCTCTACGTCTACACCGGCCACGACGAGGACGGCTCCACCTACTTCACCATGCGTGACTGGCGGGTCTACTCGACCACCGACATGGCCAACTGGACCGACCACGGCTCCCCGATGAGCCTGGCCACGTTCAGTTGGGCGAGCGCCGACGCCTGGGCCGGCCACGTCACCGAACGCAACGGCCGCTTCTACTGGTACGTACCGGTCAAGAACCGTGCCACCGGCCGGATGGCCATCGGCGTCGGCGTGTCCAGCAGCCCGACCGGGCCGTTCACCGACGCGATCGGCCGCCCCCTGGTGGAGAACGGCGAGATCGACCCCAACGTCCTCATCGACGACAACGGGCAGGCCTACCTCTACTGGGGCAACCCCAACCTCTGGTACGTCCGGCTGAACACCGACATGATCAGCTACTCGGGCAGCCCCACCCAGATCCCGCTGACCACCGCCGGCTACGGCACCAGAACCGGAAACCCCAACCGCCCGACGCTGTACGAGGAAGCGCCGTGGGTCTTCAAACGCAACGGCCTCTACTACAACGTCTTCGCCGCCGAATGCTGCTCCGAATACATCGCCTACTCCACCGCCCCCGGCCCGACCGGCCCGTGGACCTACCGCGGCACGATCATGCCCCGGCAGGGCGGCAGCTTCACCAACCACGCGGGCGTCGTCGACTTCAACGGCGGCTCCTATTTCTTCTACCACAACGGCGCGCTGCCCGGCGGAGGCGGGTTCACCCGGTCCGTCGCCGTGGAACGGTTCACCTACGGATCCGACGGCACCATTCCGGCGATCACCATGACCACCGCCGGGCCGCCGCAGGCCGGCACGCTGAACCCGTACGTCCGGCAGGAGGCCGAGACCACGGCCTGGGCCGCCGGCGTCGAGACCGAACCCACCTCCGGCGGCGGCATCACCATCGCCAACACCGACAACGGCGACTACCTCAAGATCAAAGGCGTCGGCTTCGGTACGGGCGCCACGTCCTTCCAGGCCCGGGTCGCCTCCGGCACATCCGGCGGCCGCATCGAGATCCGCCTCGGCAGCCCGACCGGAACCCTCGCCGGCACCTGCACCACCGGCGGCACCGGCGGCTGGCAGAATTGGACCACGATCACCTGCCCCATCACCGGTGCGACCGGCACCCAGGACCTCTACCTGCGTTTCGCCGGCGGCACCGGCTACCTGCTCAACCTCGACTGGTGGCAGTTCAGCGCCTCCGGCGACGGGAACCTGCTCGTCAACAGCGGCGCCGAGAACGGCACCGACGGCTGGCAGGTGTTCGGCGCCGGCAGCCTGTCGGCGAGCACATCCGTGGTCCGCAGCGGCACGCGATCGCTGGCGATCTCCGGGCGGACCGCCGCGTGGAACGGCCCGGCGCAGGACCTCACCGGCCGGCTCACCAACGGCGCGACCTACCGGACGAACATGTGGGTCCGCTCGCAGAGCGGAACGCCCAGCGCCAAGGTGACCCTGGCGGTGACCACCGCGACCACGACCGGCTACGTGCAACTGACCCCGGCCACCACGGTCAGCACCGGCGGATGGACACTGCTCACCGGCAGCGCCACGGTCGCCTGGACCGGCGCCCTGTCCCGGGCGGCCCTCTACGTCGAGACCACCGCCGGAACCGACGGGCTCTACCTCGACGACGCGTCTCTGCAATAG
- a CDS encoding family 43 glycosylhydrolase, which produces MRARPFISVTVLAAVLGAVLAVAVSSAARAATIDTNAWYVLVNRNSGKALDVYNLSTADGGRITQWTRNDQAQQQWQFVDSGSGFYRLKSRHSGKVLDVYNMSTVDGGSIVQWTDNNTTNQQFKIDDVDGYIQLINRNSGKAVEVQGASTADGANIVQYSDWNGANQQWQLVRIGGSTTPAGTFTNPVVWQDFADGDIIRVGDAYYWSASTMHYSPGAPILRSYDLVNWEYAGHSVPRLDFDSTAYDLSGGRAYVKGIWASAFNYRASNSTYYWLGCTEFNRTYVYTAPAVDGAWSKKARINNCYYDAGLLFDNDTPYVAYGNGTISVAQLSADLTSQVRAQTVYTTPSSIGTLEGARMYKRGNYYYIWLTRPANGQYVLRSTSPWGPYEQRQVLLDLPGPISGGGVPHQGGLVQTQNGDWWYMAFTDAFPGGRVPTLAPITWSNDWPVLTTVDGRWGATYPRPNISTTRTVQPMTGPDTFTSATLGHRWEWNHNPDTSRFSVGNGLRLSTATVTNDLYDARNTLTHRIQGPSSTATIELDYSQMANGDRAGLAMLRDSSAWIGVRKDNGATRVSMTNGLTMNSSWATTGTGAEAAGATVTGGRIWLRATADIRPGSGRTATFSYSTNGSTFTTLGPAFTLNNAWQFFMGYRFGIFNYATSALGGAVTVNRFDLTTP; this is translated from the coding sequence ATGAGGGCTCGTCCGTTCATCTCCGTCACCGTGCTGGCCGCCGTCCTCGGGGCGGTGCTCGCCGTGGCCGTCTCGTCCGCGGCCCGGGCGGCGACCATCGACACCAATGCCTGGTACGTGCTGGTCAACCGCAACAGTGGCAAGGCTCTCGACGTCTACAACCTGTCCACCGCCGACGGTGGCCGGATCACCCAGTGGACGCGCAACGACCAGGCACAGCAGCAGTGGCAGTTCGTCGACTCCGGTAGCGGCTTCTACCGGCTCAAGTCGAGGCACTCCGGCAAGGTGCTCGACGTCTACAACATGTCAACCGTCGACGGCGGTTCGATCGTGCAGTGGACGGACAACAACACGACGAATCAACAGTTCAAGATTGACGATGTTGACGGCTATATCCAGTTGATCAACCGCAACAGCGGCAAGGCCGTCGAGGTGCAGGGCGCATCAACCGCGGACGGCGCGAACATCGTGCAGTACTCCGACTGGAACGGCGCCAACCAGCAGTGGCAGCTCGTCCGGATCGGCGGCTCCACGACACCCGCCGGCACCTTCACCAACCCCGTGGTGTGGCAGGACTTCGCCGACGGCGACATCATCCGGGTCGGCGACGCCTACTACTGGTCGGCGTCGACCATGCACTACTCGCCGGGCGCGCCGATCCTGCGCTCGTACGACCTGGTGAACTGGGAGTACGCCGGACACTCGGTGCCGCGACTGGACTTCGACTCGACGGCCTACGACCTGTCCGGCGGCCGGGCGTACGTGAAAGGGATCTGGGCGTCGGCGTTCAACTACCGGGCGAGCAACAGCACCTACTACTGGCTCGGCTGTACCGAGTTCAACCGCACCTACGTCTACACCGCCCCGGCGGTCGACGGCGCCTGGAGCAAGAAGGCCCGGATCAACAACTGCTACTACGACGCCGGGCTGCTGTTCGACAACGACACCCCGTACGTGGCCTACGGCAACGGCACGATCAGCGTCGCCCAGCTGTCGGCCGACCTGACCTCACAGGTGCGGGCGCAGACCGTCTACACCACACCGTCGAGCATCGGCACCCTCGAGGGCGCCCGCATGTACAAGCGCGGCAACTACTACTACATCTGGCTGACCCGTCCGGCGAACGGCCAGTACGTGCTGCGCTCGACCAGCCCGTGGGGCCCGTACGAGCAACGCCAGGTCCTTCTCGACCTTCCCGGCCCGATCTCCGGCGGCGGCGTCCCGCACCAGGGCGGACTGGTGCAGACCCAGAACGGTGACTGGTGGTACATGGCGTTCACCGACGCCTTCCCCGGCGGGCGGGTGCCGACGCTGGCCCCGATCACCTGGAGCAACGACTGGCCGGTGCTGACCACCGTCGACGGCCGGTGGGGAGCCACCTACCCGAGGCCGAACATCAGCACCACCAGGACCGTGCAACCGATGACCGGCCCGGACACGTTCACCTCCGCCACGCTCGGCCACCGCTGGGAATGGAACCACAACCCCGACACCAGCCGGTTCAGCGTCGGCAACGGACTGCGGTTGTCCACCGCGACGGTCACCAACGACCTGTACGACGCTCGCAACACCCTCACCCACCGCATCCAGGGACCGTCCTCCACCGCCACCATCGAGCTGGACTACTCGCAGATGGCCAACGGCGACCGCGCGGGCCTGGCCATGCTGCGCGACTCCTCGGCCTGGATCGGCGTCCGCAAGGACAACGGCGCCACCCGGGTGTCGATGACCAACGGCCTGACCATGAACTCGAGCTGGGCCACCACCGGCACCGGTGCCGAGGCGGCCGGCGCGACCGTCACCGGGGGCCGGATCTGGCTGCGGGCCACCGCCGACATCCGGCCCGGCTCCGGACGGACCGCCACGTTCTCCTACAGCACCAACGGCAGCACCTTCACCACGCTGGGCCCGGCCTTCACCCTCAACAACGCCTGGCAGTTCTTCATGGGCTATCGCTTCGGCATCTTCAACTACGCCACCAGCGCGCTCGGCGGCGCGGTCACCGTCAACCGGTTCGACCTGACCACACCATGA
- the gntF gene encoding guanitoxin biosynthesis pre-guanitoxin forming N-methyltransferase GntF, whose translation MSPAAAWAASLAATVASTYALDAWAAVTGAGLVASGLLAGFGHQSVVAFLLASYTAWVFGLRAGLRANGSLLAATGTSTNVLSKLAYDVARRRFGEGTAARLAAAVAYTGTEIAKEVPYYLAAFGAAAATDAITTDEALVFLAGANLGAACYEGVLARLTRTVLGRDRGHASFDTDWVPAEYLTDYYRTVEPDEIATIAFLVDAMRHAERDQPILYFGTGPTLHHVFACAEAASEIHLGDYLPENLAEIQRWIEGAPGAHDWRPFVRYTLQCEGNTCPTDDEITAREDLTRAKITTLVRVDAHHPRPVNRRYPTVVSAYCADSATGDRATWELFMRHITGLVQPGGLFLTAALRRCRGYTVGGKTFPGADIDERDLQAALCPDFEPLHEGIEVIPTAQHGSHGYAAILLCQARRA comes from the coding sequence ATGTCGCCCGCCGCCGCCTGGGCCGCGAGCCTGGCGGCCACCGTCGCGTCCACCTACGCGCTGGACGCCTGGGCGGCGGTCACCGGCGCCGGTCTGGTCGCGTCCGGGTTGCTCGCCGGCTTCGGCCATCAATCGGTGGTGGCGTTCCTCCTGGCGAGCTACACGGCCTGGGTGTTCGGGCTGCGCGCCGGCCTGAGAGCGAACGGAAGCCTGCTGGCGGCGACGGGCACGAGCACCAACGTGCTGTCCAAGCTGGCGTACGACGTCGCCCGCCGCCGGTTCGGCGAGGGGACCGCGGCCCGGCTGGCCGCCGCCGTGGCGTACACCGGCACCGAGATCGCCAAGGAGGTGCCGTACTACCTGGCCGCGTTCGGCGCCGCCGCCGCGACCGACGCGATCACCACCGATGAGGCACTCGTCTTCCTCGCCGGCGCCAACCTCGGCGCCGCGTGCTACGAAGGCGTACTCGCCCGCCTCACCCGGACCGTTCTCGGCCGGGACCGCGGGCATGCGTCGTTCGACACCGACTGGGTGCCGGCCGAGTACCTCACCGACTACTACCGCACCGTCGAACCGGACGAGATCGCCACCATCGCGTTCCTCGTCGACGCGATGCGCCACGCCGAACGCGATCAGCCGATCCTCTACTTCGGGACCGGCCCCACCCTCCACCACGTGTTCGCGTGCGCCGAGGCGGCATCCGAGATCCATCTGGGCGACTACCTGCCGGAGAACCTGGCCGAGATCCAACGGTGGATCGAAGGGGCACCGGGCGCCCACGACTGGCGGCCGTTCGTCCGCTACACCCTGCAGTGCGAGGGCAACACCTGTCCCACCGACGACGAGATCACCGCACGCGAAGACCTGACCAGGGCAAAAATCACCACACTGGTACGGGTGGACGCCCACCACCCCCGTCCGGTGAACCGGCGCTACCCGACGGTGGTCAGTGCCTACTGCGCGGACTCGGCGACCGGCGACCGCGCCACGTGGGAACTGTTCATGCGCCACATCACCGGCCTGGTCCAGCCGGGCGGCCTCTTCCTCACCGCGGCGCTGCGCCGGTGCCGCGGCTACACGGTCGGCGGCAAGACCTTCCCCGGCGCCGACATCGACGAACGCGACCTCCAAGCAGCCCTTTGTCCCGACTTCGAACCGCTGCACGAGGGAATCGAGGTCATACCGACGGCCCAGCATGGTTCCCACGGCTACGCCGCGATCCTGCTCTGCCAGGCACGCCGCGCGTAG
- a CDS encoding lysophospholipid acyltransferase family protein gives MAAAWPVVRWWGRIEVVGLNHLSAQGATIVAANHDSAWDPVVIAFAGRRRRQIRALAKASLWKNPLLRRVLDGMGQIPVRRGHADTDALEAAMRCLSTGGCLGIFPEGSRSQGRNLRARSGVGRLAQAVPQARIVCAAVSGTVDIARFPRRPRLKVTFFEPTPSPPSESAQELAVRLTAELRAIAPVAAAGRRP, from the coding sequence ATGGCGGCGGCGTGGCCCGTCGTCCGCTGGTGGGGCCGTATCGAAGTGGTGGGCTTGAACCACCTCTCGGCGCAGGGCGCGACGATCGTCGCGGCCAACCACGACAGCGCGTGGGACCCTGTGGTCATCGCGTTCGCCGGCCGCCGGCGCCGGCAGATCCGGGCGCTCGCCAAAGCATCCCTCTGGAAGAACCCACTGCTCCGCCGGGTGCTCGACGGGATGGGACAGATCCCCGTACGGCGCGGGCATGCCGACACGGACGCGCTGGAGGCCGCGATGCGGTGCCTCTCCACCGGCGGCTGCCTCGGGATCTTCCCCGAAGGCAGCCGTTCGCAGGGCCGGAACCTGCGTGCCCGCAGCGGCGTCGGACGTCTCGCCCAGGCCGTGCCGCAGGCCCGCATCGTCTGCGCGGCGGTCTCCGGGACCGTGGACATCGCACGCTTTCCCCGGCGCCCCCGTCTCAAGGTGACCTTCTTCGAACCCACACCGTCGCCGCCGTCGGAATCCGCGCAGGAGCTGGCCGTGAGGCTGACCGCCGAACTCCGCGCCATCGCGCCGGTGGCAGCGGCGGGACGGCGCCCCTAG
- a CDS encoding NlpC/P60 family protein, with the protein MAIEAFSGTDEGPLKGNLVVYPNTGGVSWASNTGGGGGTLIIQNDGNVVLYGPGGASWSTYTAGGVSKLAASAAIAFVKRQLGKPYLYGGTGPGSYDCSGLMQAAYANAGVGIPRTSSEQYNRSRRISRAELQPGDLVFYYSGISHVAMYVGNNQIIEALKTGTVVRYDSITLPGNPIGYGRVA; encoded by the coding sequence GTGGCGATCGAAGCTTTCAGCGGCACCGACGAAGGCCCGTTGAAAGGCAACCTCGTCGTCTACCCGAACACGGGCGGGGTGTCCTGGGCCAGCAACACCGGTGGAGGTGGCGGCACCCTGATCATCCAGAACGACGGCAACGTCGTGCTCTACGGGCCCGGCGGCGCCTCCTGGAGCACCTACACCGCCGGCGGCGTCTCGAAGCTGGCCGCGTCCGCCGCGATCGCGTTCGTCAAGCGGCAGCTGGGCAAGCCGTACCTCTACGGCGGGACCGGTCCCGGCAGTTACGACTGCTCCGGGCTGATGCAGGCGGCCTACGCCAACGCCGGTGTCGGCATCCCCCGCACCTCCTCCGAGCAGTACAACCGGTCCCGCCGCATCAGCCGCGCCGAACTCCAGCCCGGTGACCTCGTCTTCTACTACAGCGGCATCAGCCACGTCGCCATGTACGTCGGCAACAACCAGATCATCGAAGCCCTCAAGACCGGCACCGTCGTCCGCTACGACTCCATCACCCTGCCCGGCAACCCGATCGGCTACGGGCGCGTGGCCTGA
- a CDS encoding ribonucleotide-diphosphate reductase subunit beta has product MLLDPGMDLTLRPMKYPHFFDRFKDAIKNTWTVEEVDLHSDLADLARLSPAEQHLVSRLVAFFATGDTIVANNLVLNLYQHVNSPEGRLYLSRQLFEEAVHVQFYLNLLDTYVPDEQERFEAFAAVENIPSIARKAEFCFKWIDSVFDLRRLETKEHRRAFLLNVICFAACIEGLFFYGAFAYVYFLRSRGVLQGLASGTNWVFRDESMHMAFAFDVVDQVRAEEPDLFDATMQQQVRDMLAEAVECEVQFAADLLEQGVSGMSPADMREYLQHVADRRLAALGIDPMYGSKNPFAFMELQDVQELSNFFERRVSAYQVGVTGTVSFDDDF; this is encoded by the coding sequence ATGCTGCTCGACCCCGGAATGGACCTGACCCTGCGGCCGATGAAGTACCCGCACTTCTTCGACCGCTTCAAGGACGCCATCAAGAACACCTGGACCGTGGAGGAGGTCGACCTGCACTCCGACCTCGCCGACCTGGCCAGACTGTCGCCCGCCGAACAGCACCTGGTGTCCCGGCTGGTCGCCTTCTTCGCCACCGGCGACACCATCGTCGCCAACAACCTGGTCCTCAACCTGTATCAACACGTCAACTCGCCGGAGGGCCGGCTCTATCTGTCGCGGCAGCTGTTCGAGGAGGCCGTACACGTCCAGTTCTATCTGAACCTGCTCGACACCTACGTGCCCGATGAGCAGGAGCGTTTCGAGGCGTTCGCCGCGGTCGAGAACATCCCGTCGATCGCCCGTAAGGCCGAGTTCTGCTTCAAGTGGATCGACTCGGTCTTCGATCTGCGCAGGCTGGAGACCAAGGAGCACCGGCGGGCATTCCTGCTCAACGTCATCTGCTTCGCCGCCTGCATCGAAGGGCTGTTCTTCTACGGCGCCTTCGCGTACGTCTACTTCCTGCGCTCCCGCGGCGTGTTGCAGGGTCTCGCGTCCGGCACCAACTGGGTGTTCCGCGACGAGAGCATGCACATGGCGTTCGCCTTCGACGTCGTCGACCAGGTGCGGGCCGAGGAGCCCGACCTGTTCGACGCCACGATGCAGCAGCAGGTCCGCGACATGCTGGCCGAGGCCGTCGAGTGCGAGGTCCAGTTCGCCGCCGACCTGCTCGAACAGGGCGTCTCCGGAATGTCGCCGGCGGACATGCGCGAATACCTCCAGCACGTCGCCGACCGGCGGCTCGCCGCACTCGGCATCGACCCGATGTACGGCAGCAAGAACCCCTTCGCGTTCATGGAACTCCAGGACGTTCAGGAACTGTCCAACTTCTTCGAGCGGCGCGTGTCGGCATACCAGGTCGGCGTGACCGGAACCGTCAGCTTCGACGACGACTTCTGA